In Misgurnus anguillicaudatus chromosome 5, ASM2758022v2, whole genome shotgun sequence, a genomic segment contains:
- the csde1 gene encoding cold shock domain-containing protein E1 isoform X4, translated as MGSPWKGFVEFTLPASPPAAFVSADLNSTSPVGLSLSPYGRSCPTSSYPHLKMELPEVPDTPVAAPTPSTSSQPIPRSASVSCHTSRAAGGKKQKRTPLYQRSMSFDPSLLHSNGHSGFANGTGMGIRETGVVEKLLASYGFIQCSERQARLFFHCSQYNGNLQELKVGDDVEFEVSSDRRTGKPIAVKLVKIKAEMLPEERISGQVGPDLHASPLTVLHGFIHPVVSAIPSHLDGKSAPGQVPTGSVCYERNGEVFYLTYTPEDVEGNVTLDTGDKVSFYMETNKHTGAVSAHNIVLKNKQSRCQGVVCATKEAFGFIERGDVVKEIFFHYSEFKGDLEALQAGDDVEFTIKERNGKEVATDVRLLPQGTVIFEDISIETFEGTVAKIIPKAPSKNQNDPLPGRISARINFTDKELLFGEKDTKSKVTLLEGDHVQFNISTDRRDKLERATNIDILPDTFHFTKETREMGVIAAMREGFGFIKCVDRDARMFFHFSEVLEESQLHISDEVEFTVVPDMLSAQRNHAVRIKKLPKGTVSFHTQSELRFVGLLEKEAVPAITSTTKNSSPSKGKEKDAEEGLITYEDEGEKQSIPYHVKDLDGGIYPQLGDKVEFSISEVKRTGQQSAVSIKVLNRSVGTKRLLGYIATLKDNFGFIETANHDQEIFFHYSEVCGDVDNLDLGDTVEYTLSKGKGNKISAEKVTKVAAVNGVGEDVSNIVFLGKVVRPLRSVDPSQTDYQGLIEVTEDGSSKGQSYPFGIVGMANKGDCLQKGEMVKFQLSTVAQTGQTMACNIMPQRRALVECVKDQFGFITYEVGESKKLFFHVKEVQDGLELQAGDEVEFAVIFNQRTGKCSACNVRRVSEGPKLVATPRPDRLVNRLKSITLDDTNAPRLVIIRQPRGPDNSKGFNVERKPRQPGVID; from the exons ATGGGTAGTCCCTGGAAAGGTTTTGTCGAGTTTACCTTGCCGGCGTCACCACCTGCAGCGTTCGTTAGTGCTGACCTGAACAGCACGTCACCCGTCGGGCTCAGCCTGTCACCCTACGGCCGATCC TGCCCCACTTCCTCCTACCCTCATCTGAAGATGGAGCTCCCGGAGGTCCCTGATACCCCAGTTGCTGCCCCCACCCCTTCCACCTCAAGCCAGCCAATCCCTCGCTCTGCCTCAGTTTCATGTCATACTTCCCGTGCAGCAGGGGGCAAAAAGCAAAAACGAACACCCCTGTACCAGCGATCT ATGAGTTTTGATCCTAGTCTGCTGCATAGTAACGGTCATAGTGGTTTTGCAAACGGGACCGGCATGGGCATCCGGGAGACAGGCGTGGTAGAGAAACTGTTGGCATCGTACGGATTCATTCAATGCTCTGAGAGACAAGCCCGCCTCTTCTTTCACTGCTCGCAGTACAACGGCAACCTGCAAGAGCTTAAAGTTGGAG ATGATGTGGAGTTTGAGGTGTCGTCTGATAGACGCACCGGCAAGCCAATCGCGGTGAAGCTGGTAAAAATCAAGGCAGAAATGTTGCCAGAAGAGCGAATCTCTGGGCAGGTGGGCCCTGACTTGCACGCCTCTCCCTTAACTGTGCTGCATGGTTTTATTCATCCA GTAGTGTCAGCTATCCCTTCTCACCTGGATGGGAAGTCAGCACCTGGCCAGGTGCCCACAGGCAGTGTGTGTTACGAGAGGAATGGG GAAGTGTTTTATTTGACCTACACCCCTGAGGATGTGGAAGGAAATGTTACATTAGATACTGGAGATAAAGTCAGCTTTTACATGGAAACCAACAAGca tACTGGTGCTGTTAGTGCCCACAACATTGTGTTGAAGAATAAACAGTCAAGATGTCAGGGAGTGGTTTGTGCTACCAAG GAGGCCTTTGGATTCATTGAACGTGGGGATGTGGTGAAGGAGATTTTCTTTCACTACAGTGAGTTTAAAGGAGATCTGGAGGCCCTACAGGCTGGAGATGACGTGGAATTCACCATCAAAGAAAGAAAC GGAAAGGAAGTGGCTACGGATGTAAGACTGTTGCCTCAGGGAACTGTCATATTTGAGGACATCAGTATTGAAACTTTTGAAGGGACTGTCGCCAAGATTATTCCCAAAGCCCCCTCCAAGAATCAG AACGACCCTCTGCCTGGGCGAATCAGTGCCCGAATTAATTTCACTGACAAAGAGCTGCTATTTGGGGAAAAGGACACCAAGTCCAAAGTTACGCTGCTGGAGGGAGACCACGTCCAGTTTAATATTTCCACCGACCGCCGAGACAAACTGGAGAGGGCGACAAATATCGATATCCTCCCCGACACCTTCCATTTCACCAAGGAGACTCGTGAAATG GGAGTGATCGCTGCCATGCGTGAAGGTTTTGGCTTCATCAAGTGCGTGGACCGTGATGCTCGAATGTTCTTCCATTTCAGTGAGGTGCTGGAGGAGAGTCAGCTGCACATTTCTGATGAAGTGGAATTCACCGTTGTCCCT GATATGCTGTCTGCGCAGAGGAACCATGCCGTGAGGATCAAAAAGCTACCCAAGGGCACAGTGTCATTCCACACTCAATCTGAGCTACGTTTTGTGGGGCTTTTAGAGAAAGAAGCTGTGCCTGCCATCACCAGTACCACCAAGAACTCCAGCCCCAGCAAGGGCAAAGAGAAG GATGCAGAGGAAGGCTTGATTACATATGAAGATGAAGGAGAAAAGCAATCTATTCCCTACCATGTTAAAGACTTGGATGGAGGCATTTACCCACAGCTTGGAGATAAG GTGGAGTTCTCCATCAGTGAAGTGAAACGCACTGGACAGCAAAGTGCAGTATCCATCAAGGTCCTTAATCGTTCTGTTGGCACCAAGAGGCTTCTGGGATACATAGCCACACTGAAGGATAACTTTGGTTTTATAGAGACTGCCAATCATGATCAGGAGATCTTCTTTCACTACAG TGAGGTTTGTGGGGATGTGGATAACCTGGACCTGGGCGATACAGTGGAATACACACTGTCCAAAGGCAAAGGAAACAAAATAAGTGCAGAGAAAGTCACCAAAGTTGCTGCTG TGAATGGAGTGGGAGAGGATGTCAGTAATATAGTGTTCCTTGGAAAGGTGGTTCGGCCCCTGCGCAGTGTGGACCCTTCTCAGACTGACTATCAAGGCCTCAttgaggtcacagaggacg GCTCCAGTAAGGGTCAGAGTTATCCCTTTGGCATCGTTGGTATGGCCAATAAAGGTGACTGTCTCCAGAAGGGTGAAATGGTGAAGTTTCAGTTGAGTACAGTGGCCCAGACAGGACAAACGATGGCCTGTAACATCATGCCTCAGCGCAGAGCTCTGGTTGAGTGCGTCAAAGACCAG TTTGGATTCATCACGTATGAGGTTGGAGAAAGCAAGAAGCTGTTTTTCCATGTAAAGGAGGTGCAGGATGGGCTGGAACTGCAGGCCGGAGACGAAGTGGAATTTGCTGTCATCTTTAACCAACGCACAGGCAAATGTAGTGCCTGCAATGTCCGCAGAGT CAGTGAGGGCCCTAAACTAGTAGCAACACCTCGACCTGACCGACTTGTCAATCGCTTGAAGAGCATCACTCTGGATGATACCAACGCCCCTCGTCTGGTCATTATCAGGCAACCACGTGGCCCAGACAATTCAAAG GGCTTCAATGTAGAGAGAAAACCACGCCAACCTGGTGTTATTGACTGA
- the csde1 gene encoding cold shock domain-containing protein E1 isoform X7 — protein MELPEVPDTPVAAPTPSTSSQPIPRSASVSCHTSRAAGGKKQKRTPLYQRSMSFDPSLLHSNGHSGFANGTGMGIRETGVVEKLLASYGFIQCSERQARLFFHCSQYNGNLQELKVGDDVEFEVSSDRRTGKPIAVKLVKIKAEMLPEERISGQVGPDLHASPLTVLHGFIHPVVSAIPSHLDGKSAPGQVPTGSVCYERNGEVFYLTYTPEDVEGNVTLDTGDKVSFYMETNKHTGAVSAHNIVLKNKQSRCQGVVCATKEAFGFIERGDVVKEIFFHYSEFKGDLEALQAGDDVEFTIKERNGKEVATDVRLLPQGTVIFEDISIETFEGTVAKIIPKAPSKNQNDPLPGRISARINFTDKELLFGEKDTKSKVTLLEGDHVQFNISTDRRDKLERATNIDILPDTFHFTKETREMGVIAAMREGFGFIKCVDRDARMFFHFSEVLEESQLHISDEVEFTVVPDMLSAQRNHAVRIKKLPKGTVSFHTQSELRFVGLLEKEAVPAITSTTKNSSPSKGKEKAKVEKQDAEEGLITYEDEGEKQSIPYHVKDLDGGIYPQLGDKVEFSISEVKRTGQQSAVSIKVLNRSVGTKRLLGYIATLKDNFGFIETANHDQEIFFHYSEVCGDVDNLDLGDTVEYTLSKGKGNKISAEKVTKVAAVNGVGEDVSNIVFLGKVVRPLRSVDPSQTDYQGLIEVTEDGSSKGQSYPFGIVGMANKGDCLQKGEMVKFQLSTVAQTGQTMACNIMPQRRALVECVKDQFGFITYEVGESKKLFFHVKEVQDGLELQAGDEVEFAVIFNQRTGKCSACNVRRVSEGPKLVATPRPDRLVNRLKSITLDDTNAPRLVIIRQPRGPDNSKGFNVERKPRQPGVID, from the exons ATGGAGCTCCCGGAGGTCCCTGATACCCCAGTTGCTGCCCCCACCCCTTCCACCTCAAGCCAGCCAATCCCTCGCTCTGCCTCAGTTTCATGTCATACTTCCCGTGCAGCAGGGGGCAAAAAGCAAAAACGAACACCCCTGTACCAGCGATCT ATGAGTTTTGATCCTAGTCTGCTGCATAGTAACGGTCATAGTGGTTTTGCAAACGGGACCGGCATGGGCATCCGGGAGACAGGCGTGGTAGAGAAACTGTTGGCATCGTACGGATTCATTCAATGCTCTGAGAGACAAGCCCGCCTCTTCTTTCACTGCTCGCAGTACAACGGCAACCTGCAAGAGCTTAAAGTTGGAG ATGATGTGGAGTTTGAGGTGTCGTCTGATAGACGCACCGGCAAGCCAATCGCGGTGAAGCTGGTAAAAATCAAGGCAGAAATGTTGCCAGAAGAGCGAATCTCTGGGCAGGTGGGCCCTGACTTGCACGCCTCTCCCTTAACTGTGCTGCATGGTTTTATTCATCCA GTAGTGTCAGCTATCCCTTCTCACCTGGATGGGAAGTCAGCACCTGGCCAGGTGCCCACAGGCAGTGTGTGTTACGAGAGGAATGGG GAAGTGTTTTATTTGACCTACACCCCTGAGGATGTGGAAGGAAATGTTACATTAGATACTGGAGATAAAGTCAGCTTTTACATGGAAACCAACAAGca tACTGGTGCTGTTAGTGCCCACAACATTGTGTTGAAGAATAAACAGTCAAGATGTCAGGGAGTGGTTTGTGCTACCAAG GAGGCCTTTGGATTCATTGAACGTGGGGATGTGGTGAAGGAGATTTTCTTTCACTACAGTGAGTTTAAAGGAGATCTGGAGGCCCTACAGGCTGGAGATGACGTGGAATTCACCATCAAAGAAAGAAAC GGAAAGGAAGTGGCTACGGATGTAAGACTGTTGCCTCAGGGAACTGTCATATTTGAGGACATCAGTATTGAAACTTTTGAAGGGACTGTCGCCAAGATTATTCCCAAAGCCCCCTCCAAGAATCAG AACGACCCTCTGCCTGGGCGAATCAGTGCCCGAATTAATTTCACTGACAAAGAGCTGCTATTTGGGGAAAAGGACACCAAGTCCAAAGTTACGCTGCTGGAGGGAGACCACGTCCAGTTTAATATTTCCACCGACCGCCGAGACAAACTGGAGAGGGCGACAAATATCGATATCCTCCCCGACACCTTCCATTTCACCAAGGAGACTCGTGAAATG GGAGTGATCGCTGCCATGCGTGAAGGTTTTGGCTTCATCAAGTGCGTGGACCGTGATGCTCGAATGTTCTTCCATTTCAGTGAGGTGCTGGAGGAGAGTCAGCTGCACATTTCTGATGAAGTGGAATTCACCGTTGTCCCT GATATGCTGTCTGCGCAGAGGAACCATGCCGTGAGGATCAAAAAGCTACCCAAGGGCACAGTGTCATTCCACACTCAATCTGAGCTACGTTTTGTGGGGCTTTTAGAGAAAGAAGCTGTGCCTGCCATCACCAGTACCACCAAGAACTCCAGCCCCAGCAAGGGCAAAGAGAAG GCTAAAGTTGAAAAG CAGGATGCAGAGGAAGGCTTGATTACATATGAAGATGAAGGAGAAAAGCAATCTATTCCCTACCATGTTAAAGACTTGGATGGAGGCATTTACCCACAGCTTGGAGATAAG GTGGAGTTCTCCATCAGTGAAGTGAAACGCACTGGACAGCAAAGTGCAGTATCCATCAAGGTCCTTAATCGTTCTGTTGGCACCAAGAGGCTTCTGGGATACATAGCCACACTGAAGGATAACTTTGGTTTTATAGAGACTGCCAATCATGATCAGGAGATCTTCTTTCACTACAG TGAGGTTTGTGGGGATGTGGATAACCTGGACCTGGGCGATACAGTGGAATACACACTGTCCAAAGGCAAAGGAAACAAAATAAGTGCAGAGAAAGTCACCAAAGTTGCTGCTG TGAATGGAGTGGGAGAGGATGTCAGTAATATAGTGTTCCTTGGAAAGGTGGTTCGGCCCCTGCGCAGTGTGGACCCTTCTCAGACTGACTATCAAGGCCTCAttgaggtcacagaggacg GCTCCAGTAAGGGTCAGAGTTATCCCTTTGGCATCGTTGGTATGGCCAATAAAGGTGACTGTCTCCAGAAGGGTGAAATGGTGAAGTTTCAGTTGAGTACAGTGGCCCAGACAGGACAAACGATGGCCTGTAACATCATGCCTCAGCGCAGAGCTCTGGTTGAGTGCGTCAAAGACCAG TTTGGATTCATCACGTATGAGGTTGGAGAAAGCAAGAAGCTGTTTTTCCATGTAAAGGAGGTGCAGGATGGGCTGGAACTGCAGGCCGGAGACGAAGTGGAATTTGCTGTCATCTTTAACCAACGCACAGGCAAATGTAGTGCCTGCAATGTCCGCAGAGT CAGTGAGGGCCCTAAACTAGTAGCAACACCTCGACCTGACCGACTTGTCAATCGCTTGAAGAGCATCACTCTGGATGATACCAACGCCCCTCGTCTGGTCATTATCAGGCAACCACGTGGCCCAGACAATTCAAAG GGCTTCAATGTAGAGAGAAAACCACGCCAACCTGGTGTTATTGACTGA
- the csde1 gene encoding cold shock domain-containing protein E1 isoform X1, translating into MGSPWKGFVEFTLPASPPAAFVSADLNSTSPVGLSLSPYGRSCPTSSYPHLKMELPEVPDTPVAAPTPSTSSQPIPRSASVSCHTSRAAGGKKQKRTPLYQRSMSFDPSLLHSNGHSGFANGTGMGIRETGVVEKLLASYGFIQCSERQARLFFHCSQYNGNLQELKVGDDVEFEVSSDRRTGKPIAVKLVKIKAEMLPEERISGQVGPDLHASPLTVLHGFIHPVVSAIPSHLDGKSAPGQVPTGSVCYERNGEVFYLTYTPEDVEGNVTLDTGDKVSFYMETNKHTGAVSAHNIVLKNKQSRCQGVVCATKEAFGFIERGDVVKEIFFHYSEFKGDLEALQAGDDVEFTIKERNGKEVATDVRLLPQGTVIFEDISIETFEGTVAKIIPKAPSKNQNDPLPGRISARINFTDKELLFGEKDTKSKVTLLEGDHVQFNISTDRRDKLERATNIDILPDTFHFTKETREMGVIAAMREGFGFIKCVDRDARMFFHFSEVLEESQLHISDEVEFTVVPDMLSAQRNHAVRIKKLPKGTVSFHTQSELRFVGLLEKEAVPAITSTTKNSSPSKGKEKAKVEKQDAEEGLITYEDEGEKQSIPYHVKDLDGGIYPQLGDKVEFSISEVKRTGQQSAVSIKVLNRSVGTKRLLGYIATLKDNFGFIETANHDQEIFFHYSEVCGDVDNLDLGDTVEYTLSKGKGNKISAEKVTKVAAVNGVGEDVSNIVFLGKVVRPLRSVDPSQTDYQGLIEVTEDGSSKGQSYPFGIVGMANKGDCLQKGEMVKFQLSTVAQTGQTMACNIMPQRRALVECVKDQFGFITYEVGESKKLFFHVKEVQDGLELQAGDEVEFAVIFNQRTGKCSACNVRRVSEGPKLVATPRPDRLVNRLKSITLDDTNAPRLVIIRQPRGPDNSKGFNVERKPRQPGVID; encoded by the exons ATGGGTAGTCCCTGGAAAGGTTTTGTCGAGTTTACCTTGCCGGCGTCACCACCTGCAGCGTTCGTTAGTGCTGACCTGAACAGCACGTCACCCGTCGGGCTCAGCCTGTCACCCTACGGCCGATCC TGCCCCACTTCCTCCTACCCTCATCTGAAGATGGAGCTCCCGGAGGTCCCTGATACCCCAGTTGCTGCCCCCACCCCTTCCACCTCAAGCCAGCCAATCCCTCGCTCTGCCTCAGTTTCATGTCATACTTCCCGTGCAGCAGGGGGCAAAAAGCAAAAACGAACACCCCTGTACCAGCGATCT ATGAGTTTTGATCCTAGTCTGCTGCATAGTAACGGTCATAGTGGTTTTGCAAACGGGACCGGCATGGGCATCCGGGAGACAGGCGTGGTAGAGAAACTGTTGGCATCGTACGGATTCATTCAATGCTCTGAGAGACAAGCCCGCCTCTTCTTTCACTGCTCGCAGTACAACGGCAACCTGCAAGAGCTTAAAGTTGGAG ATGATGTGGAGTTTGAGGTGTCGTCTGATAGACGCACCGGCAAGCCAATCGCGGTGAAGCTGGTAAAAATCAAGGCAGAAATGTTGCCAGAAGAGCGAATCTCTGGGCAGGTGGGCCCTGACTTGCACGCCTCTCCCTTAACTGTGCTGCATGGTTTTATTCATCCA GTAGTGTCAGCTATCCCTTCTCACCTGGATGGGAAGTCAGCACCTGGCCAGGTGCCCACAGGCAGTGTGTGTTACGAGAGGAATGGG GAAGTGTTTTATTTGACCTACACCCCTGAGGATGTGGAAGGAAATGTTACATTAGATACTGGAGATAAAGTCAGCTTTTACATGGAAACCAACAAGca tACTGGTGCTGTTAGTGCCCACAACATTGTGTTGAAGAATAAACAGTCAAGATGTCAGGGAGTGGTTTGTGCTACCAAG GAGGCCTTTGGATTCATTGAACGTGGGGATGTGGTGAAGGAGATTTTCTTTCACTACAGTGAGTTTAAAGGAGATCTGGAGGCCCTACAGGCTGGAGATGACGTGGAATTCACCATCAAAGAAAGAAAC GGAAAGGAAGTGGCTACGGATGTAAGACTGTTGCCTCAGGGAACTGTCATATTTGAGGACATCAGTATTGAAACTTTTGAAGGGACTGTCGCCAAGATTATTCCCAAAGCCCCCTCCAAGAATCAG AACGACCCTCTGCCTGGGCGAATCAGTGCCCGAATTAATTTCACTGACAAAGAGCTGCTATTTGGGGAAAAGGACACCAAGTCCAAAGTTACGCTGCTGGAGGGAGACCACGTCCAGTTTAATATTTCCACCGACCGCCGAGACAAACTGGAGAGGGCGACAAATATCGATATCCTCCCCGACACCTTCCATTTCACCAAGGAGACTCGTGAAATG GGAGTGATCGCTGCCATGCGTGAAGGTTTTGGCTTCATCAAGTGCGTGGACCGTGATGCTCGAATGTTCTTCCATTTCAGTGAGGTGCTGGAGGAGAGTCAGCTGCACATTTCTGATGAAGTGGAATTCACCGTTGTCCCT GATATGCTGTCTGCGCAGAGGAACCATGCCGTGAGGATCAAAAAGCTACCCAAGGGCACAGTGTCATTCCACACTCAATCTGAGCTACGTTTTGTGGGGCTTTTAGAGAAAGAAGCTGTGCCTGCCATCACCAGTACCACCAAGAACTCCAGCCCCAGCAAGGGCAAAGAGAAG GCTAAAGTTGAAAAG CAGGATGCAGAGGAAGGCTTGATTACATATGAAGATGAAGGAGAAAAGCAATCTATTCCCTACCATGTTAAAGACTTGGATGGAGGCATTTACCCACAGCTTGGAGATAAG GTGGAGTTCTCCATCAGTGAAGTGAAACGCACTGGACAGCAAAGTGCAGTATCCATCAAGGTCCTTAATCGTTCTGTTGGCACCAAGAGGCTTCTGGGATACATAGCCACACTGAAGGATAACTTTGGTTTTATAGAGACTGCCAATCATGATCAGGAGATCTTCTTTCACTACAG TGAGGTTTGTGGGGATGTGGATAACCTGGACCTGGGCGATACAGTGGAATACACACTGTCCAAAGGCAAAGGAAACAAAATAAGTGCAGAGAAAGTCACCAAAGTTGCTGCTG TGAATGGAGTGGGAGAGGATGTCAGTAATATAGTGTTCCTTGGAAAGGTGGTTCGGCCCCTGCGCAGTGTGGACCCTTCTCAGACTGACTATCAAGGCCTCAttgaggtcacagaggacg GCTCCAGTAAGGGTCAGAGTTATCCCTTTGGCATCGTTGGTATGGCCAATAAAGGTGACTGTCTCCAGAAGGGTGAAATGGTGAAGTTTCAGTTGAGTACAGTGGCCCAGACAGGACAAACGATGGCCTGTAACATCATGCCTCAGCGCAGAGCTCTGGTTGAGTGCGTCAAAGACCAG TTTGGATTCATCACGTATGAGGTTGGAGAAAGCAAGAAGCTGTTTTTCCATGTAAAGGAGGTGCAGGATGGGCTGGAACTGCAGGCCGGAGACGAAGTGGAATTTGCTGTCATCTTTAACCAACGCACAGGCAAATGTAGTGCCTGCAATGTCCGCAGAGT CAGTGAGGGCCCTAAACTAGTAGCAACACCTCGACCTGACCGACTTGTCAATCGCTTGAAGAGCATCACTCTGGATGATACCAACGCCCCTCGTCTGGTCATTATCAGGCAACCACGTGGCCCAGACAATTCAAAG GGCTTCAATGTAGAGAGAAAACCACGCCAACCTGGTGTTATTGACTGA
- the csde1 gene encoding cold shock domain-containing protein E1 isoform X2: MGSPWKGFVEFTLPASPPAAFVSADLNSTSPVGLSLSPYGRSCPTSSYPHLKMELPEVPDTPVAAPTPSTSSQPIPRSASVSCHTSRAAGGKKQKRTPLYQRSMSFDPSLLHSNGHSGFANGTGMGIRETGVVEKLLASYGFIQCSERQARLFFHCSQYNGNLQELKVGDDVEFEVSSDRRTGKPIAVKLVKIKAEMLPEERISGQVGPDLHASPLTVLHGFIHPVVSAIPSHLDGKSAPGQVPTGSVCYERNGEVFYLTYTPEDVEGNVTLDTGDKVSFYMETNKHTGAVSAHNIVLKNKQSRCQGVVCATKEAFGFIERGDVVKEIFFHYSEFKGDLEALQAGDDVEFTIKERNGKEVATDVRLLPQGTVIFEDISIETFEGTVAKIIPKAPSKNQNDPLPGRISARINFTDKELLFGEKDTKSKVTLLEGDHVQFNISTDRRDKLERATNIDILPDTFHFTKETREMGVIAAMREGFGFIKCVDRDARMFFHFSEVLEESQLHISDEVEFTVVPDMLSAQRNHAVRIKKLPKGTVSFHTQSELRFVGLLEKEAVPAITSTTKNSSPSKGKEKAKVEKDAEEGLITYEDEGEKQSIPYHVKDLDGGIYPQLGDKVEFSISEVKRTGQQSAVSIKVLNRSVGTKRLLGYIATLKDNFGFIETANHDQEIFFHYSEVCGDVDNLDLGDTVEYTLSKGKGNKISAEKVTKVAAVNGVGEDVSNIVFLGKVVRPLRSVDPSQTDYQGLIEVTEDGSSKGQSYPFGIVGMANKGDCLQKGEMVKFQLSTVAQTGQTMACNIMPQRRALVECVKDQFGFITYEVGESKKLFFHVKEVQDGLELQAGDEVEFAVIFNQRTGKCSACNVRRVSEGPKLVATPRPDRLVNRLKSITLDDTNAPRLVIIRQPRGPDNSKGFNVERKPRQPGVID, from the exons ATGGGTAGTCCCTGGAAAGGTTTTGTCGAGTTTACCTTGCCGGCGTCACCACCTGCAGCGTTCGTTAGTGCTGACCTGAACAGCACGTCACCCGTCGGGCTCAGCCTGTCACCCTACGGCCGATCC TGCCCCACTTCCTCCTACCCTCATCTGAAGATGGAGCTCCCGGAGGTCCCTGATACCCCAGTTGCTGCCCCCACCCCTTCCACCTCAAGCCAGCCAATCCCTCGCTCTGCCTCAGTTTCATGTCATACTTCCCGTGCAGCAGGGGGCAAAAAGCAAAAACGAACACCCCTGTACCAGCGATCT ATGAGTTTTGATCCTAGTCTGCTGCATAGTAACGGTCATAGTGGTTTTGCAAACGGGACCGGCATGGGCATCCGGGAGACAGGCGTGGTAGAGAAACTGTTGGCATCGTACGGATTCATTCAATGCTCTGAGAGACAAGCCCGCCTCTTCTTTCACTGCTCGCAGTACAACGGCAACCTGCAAGAGCTTAAAGTTGGAG ATGATGTGGAGTTTGAGGTGTCGTCTGATAGACGCACCGGCAAGCCAATCGCGGTGAAGCTGGTAAAAATCAAGGCAGAAATGTTGCCAGAAGAGCGAATCTCTGGGCAGGTGGGCCCTGACTTGCACGCCTCTCCCTTAACTGTGCTGCATGGTTTTATTCATCCA GTAGTGTCAGCTATCCCTTCTCACCTGGATGGGAAGTCAGCACCTGGCCAGGTGCCCACAGGCAGTGTGTGTTACGAGAGGAATGGG GAAGTGTTTTATTTGACCTACACCCCTGAGGATGTGGAAGGAAATGTTACATTAGATACTGGAGATAAAGTCAGCTTTTACATGGAAACCAACAAGca tACTGGTGCTGTTAGTGCCCACAACATTGTGTTGAAGAATAAACAGTCAAGATGTCAGGGAGTGGTTTGTGCTACCAAG GAGGCCTTTGGATTCATTGAACGTGGGGATGTGGTGAAGGAGATTTTCTTTCACTACAGTGAGTTTAAAGGAGATCTGGAGGCCCTACAGGCTGGAGATGACGTGGAATTCACCATCAAAGAAAGAAAC GGAAAGGAAGTGGCTACGGATGTAAGACTGTTGCCTCAGGGAACTGTCATATTTGAGGACATCAGTATTGAAACTTTTGAAGGGACTGTCGCCAAGATTATTCCCAAAGCCCCCTCCAAGAATCAG AACGACCCTCTGCCTGGGCGAATCAGTGCCCGAATTAATTTCACTGACAAAGAGCTGCTATTTGGGGAAAAGGACACCAAGTCCAAAGTTACGCTGCTGGAGGGAGACCACGTCCAGTTTAATATTTCCACCGACCGCCGAGACAAACTGGAGAGGGCGACAAATATCGATATCCTCCCCGACACCTTCCATTTCACCAAGGAGACTCGTGAAATG GGAGTGATCGCTGCCATGCGTGAAGGTTTTGGCTTCATCAAGTGCGTGGACCGTGATGCTCGAATGTTCTTCCATTTCAGTGAGGTGCTGGAGGAGAGTCAGCTGCACATTTCTGATGAAGTGGAATTCACCGTTGTCCCT GATATGCTGTCTGCGCAGAGGAACCATGCCGTGAGGATCAAAAAGCTACCCAAGGGCACAGTGTCATTCCACACTCAATCTGAGCTACGTTTTGTGGGGCTTTTAGAGAAAGAAGCTGTGCCTGCCATCACCAGTACCACCAAGAACTCCAGCCCCAGCAAGGGCAAAGAGAAG GCTAAAGTTGAAAAG GATGCAGAGGAAGGCTTGATTACATATGAAGATGAAGGAGAAAAGCAATCTATTCCCTACCATGTTAAAGACTTGGATGGAGGCATTTACCCACAGCTTGGAGATAAG GTGGAGTTCTCCATCAGTGAAGTGAAACGCACTGGACAGCAAAGTGCAGTATCCATCAAGGTCCTTAATCGTTCTGTTGGCACCAAGAGGCTTCTGGGATACATAGCCACACTGAAGGATAACTTTGGTTTTATAGAGACTGCCAATCATGATCAGGAGATCTTCTTTCACTACAG TGAGGTTTGTGGGGATGTGGATAACCTGGACCTGGGCGATACAGTGGAATACACACTGTCCAAAGGCAAAGGAAACAAAATAAGTGCAGAGAAAGTCACCAAAGTTGCTGCTG TGAATGGAGTGGGAGAGGATGTCAGTAATATAGTGTTCCTTGGAAAGGTGGTTCGGCCCCTGCGCAGTGTGGACCCTTCTCAGACTGACTATCAAGGCCTCAttgaggtcacagaggacg GCTCCAGTAAGGGTCAGAGTTATCCCTTTGGCATCGTTGGTATGGCCAATAAAGGTGACTGTCTCCAGAAGGGTGAAATGGTGAAGTTTCAGTTGAGTACAGTGGCCCAGACAGGACAAACGATGGCCTGTAACATCATGCCTCAGCGCAGAGCTCTGGTTGAGTGCGTCAAAGACCAG TTTGGATTCATCACGTATGAGGTTGGAGAAAGCAAGAAGCTGTTTTTCCATGTAAAGGAGGTGCAGGATGGGCTGGAACTGCAGGCCGGAGACGAAGTGGAATTTGCTGTCATCTTTAACCAACGCACAGGCAAATGTAGTGCCTGCAATGTCCGCAGAGT CAGTGAGGGCCCTAAACTAGTAGCAACACCTCGACCTGACCGACTTGTCAATCGCTTGAAGAGCATCACTCTGGATGATACCAACGCCCCTCGTCTGGTCATTATCAGGCAACCACGTGGCCCAGACAATTCAAAG GGCTTCAATGTAGAGAGAAAACCACGCCAACCTGGTGTTATTGACTGA